From one Acidobacteriota bacterium genomic stretch:
- a CDS encoding 5-deoxy-glucuronate isomerase yields the protein MSNEITLKKIQRETCVIKGTHTKKGRTLSVTPENTATRHLSYGRIILDQADAPVSFGSGGREVGFVCLNGRAAVTVDRDRYDLDRYDALYVPRDSSITVAPLGANCDLAEISADVETRFPVQFVSFESIRNDPALHFVAGKPPTERDLNILLGKNIQAGRIMAGVTFSSDGNWTSFPPHEHAKMLEEAYLYIDMPAPQWGLQMVYTDLDSPELVEVVREGDVVVMPDGYHPNVAAPGGSINFLWMMAANREIEDRQFGVVNVQPEYATGGSGLEASRK from the coding sequence ATGAGCAACGAGATAACTCTGAAGAAGATTCAACGCGAAACGTGCGTCATCAAGGGCACACACACCAAAAAAGGCCGCACGCTTTCGGTCACACCCGAAAACACGGCGACCCGGCATCTTTCATACGGCCGGATCATTCTTGACCAAGCGGACGCGCCGGTGAGTTTTGGGTCCGGCGGAAGGGAGGTCGGATTCGTCTGCCTAAATGGCCGCGCGGCCGTCACGGTCGATCGCGACCGATACGATCTGGATCGGTACGATGCTCTTTACGTGCCGCGCGATTCGTCGATCACGGTTGCCCCGTTGGGCGCAAATTGCGATCTTGCCGAGATTTCGGCGGATGTCGAGACTCGATTCCCGGTGCAGTTCGTTTCTTTTGAGTCCATCCGCAATGATCCGGCGCTTCACTTTGTTGCCGGAAAGCCGCCGACCGAGCGCGATCTCAATATACTTCTCGGCAAGAACATACAGGCCGGACGCATTATGGCCGGCGTGACTTTTTCATCCGACGGTAACTGGACATCGTTTCCGCCGCACGAGCACGCAAAAATGCTCGAGGAAGCCTATCTGTACATCGATATGCCGGCACCGCAATGGGGCCTGCAGATGGTTTATACGGACCTTGATTCGCCGGAACTGGTCGAGGTCGTGCGCGAAGGCGATGTCGTCGTGATGCCGGACGGCTACCACCCGAATGTCGCCGCGCCGGGAGGGTCGATCAATTTTCTGTGGATGATGGCCGCCAATCGCGAGATCGAAGACCGCCAATTCGGTGTTGTCAACGTTCAGCCGGAATATGCCACCGGCGGGTCGGGCCTTGAAGCGTCCCGAAAATAA
- a CDS encoding ROK family transcriptional regulator, which yields MTQRSVFHKKLQNTANSTVTKFDSLLRLIRAAQPIGRTEIAARLGIDKSTVTEYVRPLLKSGVLKEEPADEADGGRKSREISFADDGSYFIGVNLGVRTTQIGITDFAGEIEEFEDFATPGEPRETMARVRELIEEIFEARSAANCLMIGVCVPGMADVERRKLVYAPNLRWRDVDIAGALGFEKGIEVVVENDSTAAAMFEARIRARHPRAGELSDFVLVRSGTGIGVGIVIGGEIYRGTGIGRGLAGEFGHMTIVAGGKTCVCGNRGCWEKYASAASASTLYLGDRPLRPNESLPRFADIVVRAENGEIRAQRSLEKIGDYLGIGIANVVMGVGIPHVIVSGRLVYGWKFIEKPLREAVNRSIVGSMDGWTIEAGSPVGAAIGGALEVAVDEYLRRGNFLAAP from the coding sequence ATGACCCAAAGATCAGTTTTTCACAAGAAACTCCAAAACACGGCAAACTCGACAGTTACCAAGTTTGATTCGTTGCTTCGTTTGATACGCGCCGCACAACCGATCGGACGGACCGAGATCGCGGCCAGACTTGGAATCGACAAGAGCACCGTTACCGAATATGTCAGACCGCTTCTGAAATCCGGTGTTTTGAAGGAGGAGCCGGCCGACGAAGCAGACGGCGGCCGCAAGTCACGCGAGATCTCGTTCGCCGATGACGGATCGTATTTTATCGGGGTCAATCTCGGCGTGCGAACGACGCAGATCGGCATAACCGATTTTGCCGGCGAGATCGAGGAGTTTGAGGATTTCGCGACGCCGGGGGAACCGCGTGAGACAATGGCGCGGGTCCGTGAATTGATCGAGGAGATATTTGAAGCGCGAAGCGCGGCGAACTGCCTGATGATCGGCGTCTGCGTTCCGGGAATGGCCGACGTTGAACGCCGCAAGCTCGTTTACGCCCCGAATCTTCGTTGGCGCGACGTCGACATCGCCGGCGCGCTTGGTTTCGAAAAGGGAATCGAGGTCGTGGTCGAGAACGACTCGACTGCGGCCGCGATGTTCGAAGCGCGAATCAGGGCACGCCATCCGCGGGCCGGGGAGCTTTCGGACTTCGTGCTTGTACGTTCGGGAACGGGAATCGGCGTCGGAATCGTGATAGGCGGCGAGATCTATCGCGGTACGGGTATCGGCCGCGGATTGGCCGGCGAATTCGGCCATATGACGATCGTTGCCGGCGGCAAGACCTGCGTTTGCGGCAATCGCGGTTGTTGGGAAAAGTATGCCTCTGCCGCGTCGGCGTCGACGCTTTATCTCGGCGACCGCCCGCTTCGACCGAACGAGTCGCTGCCGAGGTTCGCCGACATCGTGGTGAGGGCCGAAAACGGCGAGATTCGCGCCCAGCGATCGCTTGAGAAGATCGGCGACTATCTCGGGATCGGCATCGCCAACGTCGTGATGGGGGTCGGAATTCCGCACGTAATTGTCAGCGGGCGCTTGGTTTACGGTTGGAAGTTCATCGAAAAGCCGCTTCGCGAAGCGGTCAATCGGAGCATCGTCGGTTCGATGGACGGTTGGACGATCGAAGCGGGATCGCCCGTCGGGGCGGCGATCGGCGGAGCGCTTGAAGTAGCGGTTGACGAATATCTGCGTCGGGGGAATTTTCTCGCGGCGCCATAA
- a CDS encoding altronate dehydratase, with translation MSDSPNKSAAIGDYAIIVNPDDNVAVVKRPTEPGLVVTLPDGAEIVIATEIPPGHRFALKNIPAGEFVVQYGQPIGTSLGVPVGHWVTHSNISDAVPIVRDLPMDISCPPPDYIPKDEIARFAGFRRPDGRVGTRNFVLIVPTSMCASHEASQIAMMSEFLHYSREKFPNVDGVVAIPHNKGCGCQDGSNLDVMMRVLSNYADHPNVGGVVLIDLGCEKTNLGYVEKYLTNRERPINKPVYKIGIQEVGGTQAAIQAGLEYVKEMLPKVNESMREDFPISELVLGVKCGGSDGFSGISANPSLGYTADLLVRSGGTVILTEVPEFCGAEHILAHRARDFATGKKIYAMVDWFKTYASRFGAVLNQNPSSGNIKGGLLNITIKSLGAIAKAGTTRIEDCVEYAETPKRRGVNLMQGPGYDQESTPALVAAGATAVIFTTGRGTTIGNAIAPVIKLASNNEVFERMKLDLDVSAGNVIEGTESIESVGMRLFEHLRRVAGGEIQARAEENKHREFQFWAEQTVSL, from the coding sequence ATGTCCGATTCCCCAAACAAATCAGCAGCGATCGGCGATTACGCGATCATCGTCAATCCGGATGACAACGTCGCCGTCGTGAAACGGCCGACCGAACCCGGCTTGGTTGTCACGCTGCCGGACGGCGCCGAAATCGTGATCGCGACGGAAATTCCGCCCGGGCATCGATTTGCGCTGAAGAACATTCCGGCGGGCGAGTTCGTCGTCCAGTACGGTCAGCCGATCGGGACGAGCCTCGGCGTTCCCGTCGGGCACTGGGTGACGCATTCGAATATTTCCGATGCGGTCCCCATTGTCCGCGATCTTCCGATGGACATCAGTTGCCCGCCTCCGGACTATATTCCAAAAGACGAGATCGCTCGCTTTGCCGGTTTTCGCCGGCCCGATGGCCGCGTCGGGACGCGAAACTTCGTGCTCATCGTTCCGACTTCAATGTGCGCCAGCCACGAAGCATCGCAAATCGCGATGATGTCCGAGTTTCTCCATTATAGCCGCGAAAAGTTTCCGAACGTCGACGGAGTGGTTGCGATTCCGCACAACAAAGGCTGCGGCTGCCAGGACGGCTCGAACCTCGACGTGATGATGCGCGTACTGTCGAATTACGCGGATCATCCGAATGTCGGCGGCGTCGTGCTGATCGATCTCGGCTGCGAAAAGACCAATCTCGGCTATGTCGAAAAATACCTGACGAATCGCGAACGGCCGATCAACAAGCCGGTTTACAAGATCGGAATTCAGGAAGTCGGCGGAACGCAGGCGGCGATCCAGGCCGGACTCGAATACGTCAAGGAAATGCTGCCGAAAGTTAACGAATCGATGCGCGAGGATTTTCCGATCAGCGAACTCGTGCTCGGCGTCAAATGCGGCGGATCGGATGGATTCTCGGGCATCTCGGCGAATCCTTCGCTCGGCTACACGGCCGATCTCCTGGTGCGGTCGGGCGGAACGGTTATCCTGACCGAAGTGCCGGAGTTTTGCGGCGCTGAACATATTCTCGCGCACCGGGCGCGCGATTTCGCGACCGGCAAGAAGATCTACGCGATGGTCGACTGGTTCAAGACTTACGCCTCGCGGTTCGGCGCGGTTCTCAATCAGAATCCGAGTTCGGGAAACATCAAGGGCGGGCTTCTAAACATCACGATCAAAAGCCTCGGCGCCATCGCCAAGGCCGGAACGACGCGCATCGAAGACTGCGTCGAATACGCCGAAACGCCGAAACGGCGCGGTGTCAACCTGATGCAGGGGCCCGGCTACGATCAGGAATCGACGCCCGCGCTGGTCGCGGCCGGCGCGACGGCGGTGATCTTCACGACGGGTCGCGGAACGACGATCGGAAACGCGATCGCGCCGGTCATCAAGCTTGCTTCGAACAACGAGGTTTTTGAACGTATGAAACTCGATCTGGATGTTTCGGCCGGGAACGTCATCGAAGGAACGGAGTCGATCGAATCGGTAGGGATGAGGCTTTTCGAGCATTTGCGGCGCGTTGCCGGCGGTGAGATCCAGGCTCGCGCGGAAGAAAACAAACATCGTGAGTTTCAGTTTTGGGCAGAACAGACCGTTTCGTTGTAA
- a CDS encoding 6-phosphogluconolactonase: MTTPKNELIARAANENLWIGEGDRANVRSVTPYQFQVLGTEDEVGGAMLDELIAYSKEKSGDIVVVLLGGRGGQAMYRRIREQAATGELDALLSRLHVFTQDALAPLRMESSLSFVRDFERLLGPEFFAKVKSFTPIETETDDLEFEMRRYVDRIRELGGIDIFFLGLGPEAEAASHICYIKPGSGATAGDWAGIIPISESILDHHISKFKVGGSDVSDADERECRSASHILTLGPAAILSSKKIVQSIVDASTAPGKIPSFKRFAETEISADPAELARQCDENPGLWIRLHPNVASFVLPDLVPQT; encoded by the coding sequence ATGACGACCCCAAAGAACGAACTCATCGCGCGCGCGGCAAACGAAAACCTGTGGATCGGAGAGGGCGATCGGGCGAACGTCCGAAGCGTTACGCCGTACCAGTTTCAGGTTCTCGGAACCGAAGATGAAGTCGGCGGGGCGATGCTTGACGAACTCATCGCGTATTCGAAAGAGAAGTCGGGCGACATCGTTGTCGTTCTGCTCGGCGGTCGCGGTGGACAGGCAATGTACCGACGGATTCGCGAACAAGCGGCAACGGGGGAACTGGACGCGCTGCTGTCGCGACTCCACGTTTTTACCCAGGACGCGCTTGCGCCACTCAGAATGGAGAGTTCGCTCAGCTTCGTGCGAGACTTTGAACGCCTTCTGGGTCCGGAATTCTTCGCCAAGGTCAAGAGTTTTACCCCGATCGAGACCGAAACCGACGACCTTGAATTCGAAATGAGACGGTATGTCGACCGGATAAGGGAACTGGGCGGTATCGACATCTTCTTTCTGGGACTCGGCCCCGAAGCCGAAGCGGCGTCGCATATTTGCTACATCAAGCCCGGCTCGGGAGCGACGGCGGGCGACTGGGCCGGTATTATTCCCATTTCTGAGAGTATTCTTGACCATCACATCAGCAAATTCAAGGTCGGCGGCAGTGACGTTTCCGATGCGGACGAGCGCGAATGCCGCAGCGCGTCGCATATTTTGACGCTTGGCCCGGCTGCCATCCTGAGTTCGAAAAAGATCGTCCAGTCGATCGTCGATGCGTCGACCGCGCCCGGAAAGATCCCGAGTTTCAAGCGATTTGCCGAGACGGAGATTTCTGCCGATCCGGCCGAACTTGCGCGACAGTGCGATGAAAATCCGGGGCTTTGGATCCGATTGCATCCGAACGTGGCATCGTTCGTTCTGCCGGATCTGGTGCCGCAAACTTAA